In the genome of Ensifer sp. WSM1721, the window CCGATATACCCACCATTACCGTACCCGTCATCTTGCCACTCTCGTTGCTGCATCTCGATTACTTCCCGAAGGTCGCCGCCGCCCGTCATGCTGCATCCTCGATCTTGCTGCGATTGTCGTTCGCGCCGCCTAGCTGGCCGTAGTTCAACGGCTGGACGTACGTGTCACCTTCCGGCCCGATGCTGCCGAGATTCTCGAATGCACGGATGGTGTTTACATTAAGCCATCCGCCCTCGCGGCCTACCCTGTAGGCGTTGTATCGCGTCACGAGGTCGCCTCGAAGCAATCCTGACATGTCATGCTCAATCATGAATGTCTTGCGTGCCTCCGGCGACAGCAGCGCCGAGTTAAGCGATTGCTCGATGCGACGGGCCATCGGTGCCAGGCAGCGAATAACCAACGCGCGACTCTCCGCCTCAGCGTTGCTGTACGTGCTGTTGTCGGTAATCCCGACGATTGAGGGCGGCACGCCGAAGACGCGGGCAATGTCGAGATTGCTCAGCTTGCGGCTTTCCAAGAATTCCGAGTCCTTCGCGGAAAATTGGAACGTCTCAAACTTCGCGCCGCCGTCAAGGATCATCACTTCATTCGCCTTCAGCGAGCCGATAAACCGCTCCTTGAACTTGGCGATGACGTTTTCCTTACCAGTAGCGGCAAGCTTGTCAGGGAACACGAGCGCGCCAGCGGGCCGGAAGGCGTTCTCCGCCGCGGCGCCGGCTTGATCCTGTTGAGCAACCGCAAGGCCGAACGTTGACGCTGCGATTTGAATTGGGCTCATGCCAAGGATGCCGTCAGCGGTCCTGTAGCGCAGGTGGAGCACTTCATCCTGAAGCAGCGTTTCCGTACTGCCATCAGGCAAGGCATGCTTATAGCGCAGGCGTCCAGACTTCAGGACTTCGACCGTAACCGAGCCAGCCACGAGCGGGTGAAGCGCCGTGACCTGGCCGCGGCCGTTCCGTTCGATCTTGGCGTAGCCGTTGCCATGGATCAGCAAGCTTGCGGCCAACCATTCGCGACCTTCGAAAGCCGTAAGCCGATCGTTGAAGTTGTCGTGCAGAACGGCGTACAGCGGATGGTCCTTGGCAGCTTGCCGGTCGTCGTTCGCGGCTTCGCGATAGACCTTCAGCGGCATGGCGGCTAGGTTCTCGGCAATGGTCTGCACGGCTCGGTGCGCAACAGCTAGGCCGCTTGCCTTCTCTACGTCCGCTCGAGCCGTCCACCGTGCACCAAGGAACTCTCCCAGGTACGGGTCGGACGTGGCAATGCGCTTCTCTGTCTTAGGAAAGGGCCACATGGGCAGCCTCCAATTCTAGAACAGCGAGCCGTCGGTCGGCGTCTGTGCGCTGCTGGCGAGCTCGTGCCTGAATGGACGTGCCGCCATAAGCCGGGAAGGACTGCACGACGCTGATTTCGTGAAGAACAACGTTCCGCAGCGTGCGCTTGTCGCCTCGCCACTCGTCTCCACCTTCCGGCACGGTGAAGCCAAAGGACATTCCGCCAAGGTCGGAACGTGTCGCCATCGCGAGGATATCGTTACCAAGGGTGGTCGGCGGAACGTCGATTTCGAACGCGAGACCGCGGGCGTCTTCCGAAAGGCGGAGCGTGCCGCTTTTCGTCCTTGCCAGTACCTTGCCGTTGTCGTGGTCGACCAATGCAAGAATGTCGCCGTTGGAGCGCAGGCTGGCCGCGAACGCGCCGGGGGCGATCGTCTCGTTAAAGTCGAGGATCCGCGTTTCATTGTGGAAGGTCGCAGCATACCCCGACAGCTTGCGGCCTTCGGCGCGAACTTCCGTCGCGATGCGAGTTTCGATCATAGAGATTGCGTCCTGTAAGGCTGGAGGAGGGCGTCGACGCCAAATGCAATGGCGCGCGGCGGCTCGGTCGCGGCGGCTTCGCGAGCGCCGTACCAGTGGCTGACGAGGAGAAGGACGGCGTGCTTAATGGGCGCGGGAACCGGGGCGGCAAGCGCCACCCCGATCTCCGACACATACCCTTCGGCCGCCTCAATGAGCGAAGTCACATAAGCGTCGTCAGCCGTGAAACTGATTCGCAAATGCGCCTTCGCCTCAGCGAGACTAACCTCAGACAATTAGATAGCCTTCCAGGCGAAGGCTTCGTTGTGGCGGATCGCGATGTCCGCGTCGAGGAACGCGTGAAGCTTCACGCCGCCCTTGCTGGCAACGTCCGAGTGGTACGGGTTGAGCAGGACATCGACGCCGGACCAGTAGCCAATGATCAGGTCCGACCAGTGACCGTAGATAAGCGGGTGCTCGCCAGCGATGGCTGCAACCTGATTGGTTACCGTGACCGGCTTGCCGTGGAAGACTTCAGAGGCCGGAATGTTGCGGCCTTCCAGGTCCTTCAGCTTGCGAACAACGCCCATGAGCGTGGCGTTCGTAAGGAAGGCGCCGGTGCCCATGACGTCATCGACTTCCAGATCGGCAATCAGATCAGCGGCAATGTCGGAGACGGCCGTCGAGACGGTTGCGCTTTCCGTAATGGCCGTGAGGATGCCAGTCGGCTGGTTAGATGTGCCGGTGCCTGCGATAGCGGCCTTGTCGAGGGCCTGTGCAAGCACGAAGCCGAGGTCGGCGCGAAGCACGCTTTCAAGCGCAACAGCGTTCTGCAGCATAAGGCGGCGGGAAAGCTGCATTTCGCCGGAAACCGTCTTCGGACCCATCGAAATCTTGCCGAAGGTCGAAGCCGATTCCGTGGTGTTGCCGTCTTCAGCAACCCAGTAAGCGGTCGGTCCACCCGTCAGCTTCGGCAGGTCGAGGAAGCCAGTCAGGCCAGAGAGCACGGTTGCGCCCATGCCCTGCACGGCGAGCGTCGGGCGAAGCCGATCAATCAAGCCGCCAAGCTGGGTTGCGACCGCGTAGCCGCCTGCCGTATTGGTGCCTACCGTCTGATCGCGGGTTTCAAGCAGAACCGAAGTCGGGATCATGACGCCGCGGGATTCGCGACCCTTGCTCAGTTCGTCGTGCTGTTCCCGTTCAAGGCCGGTCAGCGAACCGTTGAGAGCTTCCGTGAAGGCCTTGGCGATCGAGTAGCTGCGAAGCTCTTTGTTGAGCGAAGCATCCGGTGCGGCGTCGGCCTGGCGCTCGAATTCGGCCAGCGTAACGGCGCGCTTGATGTCTTTGTCGAGCGCGCGGACTTCAGCTTCGAGCTTGTCGAACTGTTCCGGGTTGCCGGTTGCGGCGCGCATTTCGGTAATCTTTGCGGCGCGGGTTTCCTGAAGGTGTGCAAGATTCATTTTATGCCTTTCATGCATGAAAAAGGCCGCTCTCGGCGGCCGGTGGTAGTGCGGGCCATGGTCCCGCTTGCTTATGCGGCGCGCTGCCGAAGCTCTGCGCAGGCCGCGTTTATCCCGGCGACCAACTGGCCGATGGGAATTAGAATGAGTGACTTATCGACTTGAAGCCGCGGTACGTCTCGGTCGGAGATGAACCGGCCTGCCTTGGGACTGATACGGCCCGCCTCGATGACGAAGATTGCGTCTGCGGCTGGTGGCTCCTGTAGATGCTCAAAGGCGCAGGCTATAGCCGTCAGCAACGGCATGCCGCCGCGCTCCAATTCGTGGGCCAGCCGCAGCACGGCAATGTCACGCGGCGAGAACCATCGCCTATGTCCGCGCTTTTCCGAGAACAATTCGGCAGGTTGACGGATGCACCACATATCCAGTGTGGAACGGCGTGTGCCGGCAAGGGTTGCGGCCTCGCCAACGGAATAGGCGCGCTCGCGCCAAGGGTCGGCCATGGCCGGTCTCCTTTCGTCAGTTGTTAGATTTTCGAATGGGTAAAAAAGGGGGAGGCGGCCAGGATCACCCTGCCGCCTCCCGATTTGCTCGTCGGGAACCACCCCGACTAAGACTCTCATCGCCAGGTCCCACCCAGGCAATTGCCGTGCGCTAATCGCCATGTCCTTTGACGGATGGGCGGCAACGATTCGCGCTTTAGGATTGGCCAGGCCCCGAATGGAGTGCCGCCCGAACCGGAACTGTCTTCCCACTTCTTACAAACTTGGAGCGGTTTGAGTATATACTCACCCCTCGGGGACTTGAGTGCGCGTGGGAGACGGTCGCAATCGACTGTATCTCTCACTTATACCCATCCGCAGCGCAATCAGGTTATAACCTGCCCGTCACTGTACTCTCTCCGAGACTGCGAAAAGTGCCACGTAGACCTCTACACAATAGTACGCACCCACGCGGCACGAAAAGGCACACTCCCCACTTATAGCAAACTTCGGGCCGATCGAAGCATGCTTCCCACTTCCTACAAACTTGGAGCGGTTTGAGTGTACACTCGCGCATGCACCCCTTCGCTGTACTCTCTCCGAGAACGCGGAAAGGGACGCTTCACTGATACACACCATGGGGAAGGGCAAAAGTGACACCCCTCTACTTATAAGGGGAGCGAACCTGCGTTTAGGTCACCTTTCCGCCGAAAATAGTTGGCCTGCCGCCAGCAAGTAGCGGCAGGGTGTTGCGGTTGCGCAACTATTAAGCGTTTTGGATCGTGTATTCCCTACCATCCAGACCGAGGCCCTTGGACGTCAGGACGACGTTGAATCGCTTGAACAAGCTGAAAAACTCGGCGAGCGGCAGATCAATATCCAATTCCTTGAATGCGAGGTTTTCGGTCGATTGGATTTGATCGTTGACGCTATCGAACCCGTCTCCATCGGCGTAAACAGCGCGAACGCCGATTTTGCCAGGATCGGACGACAGGTAGTAGGCGCGCAGCGCTACTACGAACCCGTTATCCGGAATTCCCTTTCCGCGAAAGAATGTCTGGATTGACGTGTTGTCGGCTTCGTCCGCCGCGGCGGTGCCTTTCAAGTCGTTGTATTGAACGCCTGCTGTAAAAACTTCTGCCATTCCCATCTCCTATTAAGCCGCCAGCAGACACGCCGGCAGCGATTCCGGCTCGTGCCTCGATGCTACGTTGAGGCTCATCGACAATGCAACCAGTCCGTCTATGCGTCCGGCCGCTTTCGCCTTATCCAACTTCCGGCCGCCGGCAGGGTCTTTCGTGACGACAGCGTTGGCAGCGCACATCTTCAAGATTGGATTTCCTGCGTGCCGCAGTTTTGTTTCCGCCACCATCCGCTCAAGCACGTCGACCGCAGGCGACATGTCCTTAAAGCCCTGGCCGTGCGGTACGAGGTTCATTTCCGCGCCGATCGCCGATAGCTCGCGCCGCAGATCCTCGATTCTCCATCGGTCGTAGGCCACGGCTTGGATGTCGAACCGTGCCGCGTCTTCGGCCATAGCCTCGGCAATTGCGGCGGGGTCGATCGTCTTGCCGGGAACTAGCGTCAGAAAACCTTGTTTCGCCCAGATGTCATAGGGCACGCGGTCGGCCTCCGATTTGTCGCCAATGCCAGTTTCCGGCAAATAGAACCGCGGCAGAACGTCTACCGTGCCGTCGTCGTTCGGAAACACGAGCACCCAGGCGCTAAGGTCGCGTGCGGCGGATAGATCGAGCGCCCCAAAGGCAACACGGCCACGCAACGCGTCCACATCAACCGCGCCGTCACAAGCATCCCATTCCGCCTTCGCGATGAAGCGCACATGCGCGTCAACGCGCTGATTAAGGATCAGGTTGCGGAAAGCGTTTTCCTTCGACGGTACGCGCTGTGCCTGCGCTGCCTGCCGCTCCACGTCATCCAGCGAACGGAAGTCGCCAAGGGCCGGATTAGCAAGCTCCCATGTCTCTGGCGCCCATGGGTCGGCATTGTCGGGCGCGCCGTAGAAGGTCAGATGGAAACTCTTGTCCTCTACCTCGCCGGCAGTCACCTTCTGGCCATAGTCGACAAGCTCGCTCATGATCGCGAAGTCACTGGCCGCTTGCGTGCTGATAACGCACATAAGCGGGTTTTCGCGGGCGCCCATGGCGGTGTCGAGCGCTTCGTAAAGGTCACGCTTGGTTGCCTGGCCGAGCTCGTCGTACACGATGAAGGAAGGCGACAGGCCGTGTTTTGTGGCAGCGTCGGCAGACAGCGCGGCAAACACGCTACCCTTGCCGTTGCCTTCTAGCACCTCGATCTCTTTCCGAAACCGAATGATATTGACGCGTGCCTCTATCTCCTTGTGCTCGGAGATGATGGCGACCATCTCATTGAAGGTTTTGCCGGCTTGGAATCTGTCGTTGGCACATGCAAACACTTCGCCGCGCGGCTCGGCTTCCGGGCCAACTAGATGGCATAGTGCCAAGCCGGCGACAATTTGCGTCTTGCCGTTCTTGCGGGCCATGGACAGGACAGCGGTTCGAACGGGACGATTGCCGGTTTCGTCCTCGCGATAGACCGCATCGAGGAATTTCCGCTGCCAAGGACGCACCTTTAGCTTCGTGCCGGCAAGCTTGCCCTGCGTGACGTTCAGGTCCTCAAGGAATGCAATGACACGATCGACGCGTGAGAGCCCTTCCGCCTCCCATGGCAGGACGGTGCGTAGGTTATCGTTGGCCGCTTCCCGCGCCTTTTTCGGCTTTGCGCCTGGCCCTCTCAAACCCATAGGTCACCATCCTCACATGAAACTAAGTATCTTCGTGTCTCCCGCGCCGGTCGGTTGGCCTCGATCGCTCGTCCTGCGAAGGCCCCCGGTTCCCATCCGTCGTCGCCCATGAGCGGATCGCCGTTGATGTCGCAGCCTTTGTACTTGCTGCGCTTGCCGCTGCGCTCCGCATTGGTCTTATGGTTGTGACATGCCTGGCACATGGACATCAGGCCGGACAGCGGCGGGAATTTCTCCCCGCCTGCCGATACTGGAATGATGTGGTCGACCACCTTGGCCGGCTCGACGACTTCCCGCCTAATGCACACTTCGCATAACGGCTGCACCGATAGCTTCGCGGCGCGAAGATGCTTCCACGCCGCGCTGTTGTGATACCAGTTGGTCATTATGCTGCTTCCCGTTCCGAACCGGACAGGACAGTTTCCCCCCTATCTATCTGTCCTGTCCGTCCGGCATCTCCTAACCGGACAGGACGGACAGATGCTTGGTTGGGGGAATGTCCGTCCGGCTGTCCGGCCTTTTCGTCGCGGACATTGGCAAACCACAAAAGTCCGCCGTCCTGTCCGTCGCCGCGAACCACCCATTGCTTTGAGATCCAATGCTCAAGCGCTCGATTGAAGGCCTTAAGCTTCGTGTCGGTAGAGCCTTCCTTGCGCTCATAGAAGGTGGAGCGGATGGCCTCGACGGCTACGACCTTCACTTGCGGGCCTTCCGAGCCAAACGGCTTTCGGGTCTCGGTGGATTCGAGGATAGCGGTCTGAATGATGCCTTGCAGTATCTTGGCATTGCCGGACGGGCCGCGTTCTTTCGGGCCATCTGCAACCGTTTCATCTGCCACCAACTCGTCAACCACGGCAGCCGATACGCCACCAACTTCGGCGGACGTGTAACGCACCTTGCCAATGTTGCGGTGTCCCGGCCCGCTGCGGTTCTTGCCGACATAG includes:
- a CDS encoding phage portal protein — encoded protein: MWPFPKTEKRIATSDPYLGEFLGARWTARADVEKASGLAVAHRAVQTIAENLAAMPLKVYREAANDDRQAAKDHPLYAVLHDNFNDRLTAFEGREWLAASLLIHGNGYAKIERNGRGQVTALHPLVAGSVTVEVLKSGRLRYKHALPDGSTETLLQDEVLHLRYRTADGILGMSPIQIAASTFGLAVAQQDQAGAAAENAFRPAGALVFPDKLAATGKENVIAKFKERFIGSLKANEVMILDGGAKFETFQFSAKDSEFLESRKLSNLDIARVFGVPPSIVGITDNSTYSNAEAESRALVIRCLAPMARRIEQSLNSALLSPEARKTFMIEHDMSGLLRGDLVTRYNAYRVGREGGWLNVNTIRAFENLGSIGPEGDTYVQPLNYGQLGGANDNRSKIEDAA
- a CDS encoding HNH endonuclease signature motif containing protein, which produces MTNWYHNSAAWKHLRAAKLSVQPLCEVCIRREVVEPAKVVDHIIPVSAGGEKFPPLSGLMSMCQACHNHKTNAERSGKRSKYKGCDINGDPLMGDDGWEPGAFAGRAIEANRPARETRRYLVSCEDGDLWV
- a CDS encoding terminase large subunit; translated protein: MGLRGPGAKPKKAREAANDNLRTVLPWEAEGLSRVDRVIAFLEDLNVTQGKLAGTKLKVRPWQRKFLDAVYREDETGNRPVRTAVLSMARKNGKTQIVAGLALCHLVGPEAEPRGEVFACANDRFQAGKTFNEMVAIISEHKEIEARVNIIRFRKEIEVLEGNGKGSVFAALSADAATKHGLSPSFIVYDELGQATKRDLYEALDTAMGARENPLMCVISTQAASDFAIMSELVDYGQKVTAGEVEDKSFHLTFYGAPDNADPWAPETWELANPALGDFRSLDDVERQAAQAQRVPSKENAFRNLILNQRVDAHVRFIAKAEWDACDGAVDVDALRGRVAFGALDLSAARDLSAWVLVFPNDDGTVDVLPRFYLPETGIGDKSEADRVPYDIWAKQGFLTLVPGKTIDPAAIAEAMAEDAARFDIQAVAYDRWRIEDLRRELSAIGAEMNLVPHGQGFKDMSPAVDVLERMVAETKLRHAGNPILKMCAANAVVTKDPAGGRKLDKAKAAGRIDGLVALSMSLNVASRHEPESLPACLLAA
- a CDS encoding phage major capsid protein, translating into MNLAHLQETRAAKITEMRAATGNPEQFDKLEAEVRALDKDIKRAVTLAEFERQADAAPDASLNKELRSYSIAKAFTEALNGSLTGLEREQHDELSKGRESRGVMIPTSVLLETRDQTVGTNTAGGYAVATQLGGLIDRLRPTLAVQGMGATVLSGLTGFLDLPKLTGGPTAYWVAEDGNTTESASTFGKISMGPKTVSGEMQLSRRLMLQNAVALESVLRADLGFVLAQALDKAAIAGTGTSNQPTGILTAITESATVSTAVSDIAADLIADLEVDDVMGTGAFLTNATLMGVVRKLKDLEGRNIPASEVFHGKPVTVTNQVAAIAGEHPLIYGHWSDLIIGYWSGVDVLLNPYHSDVASKGGVKLHAFLDADIAIRHNEAFAWKAI
- a CDS encoding MerR family transcriptional regulator; its protein translation is MADPWRERAYSVGEAATLAGTRRSTLDMWCIRQPAELFSEKRGHRRWFSPRDIAVLRLAHELERGGMPLLTAIACAFEHLQEPPAADAIFVIEAGRISPKAGRFISDRDVPRLQVDKSLILIPIGQLVAGINAACAELRQRAA
- a CDS encoding HK97 family phage prohead protease is translated as MIETRIATEVRAEGRKLSGYAATFHNETRILDFNETIAPGAFAASLRSNGDILALVDHDNGKVLARTKSGTLRLSEDARGLAFEIDVPPTTLGNDILAMATRSDLGGMSFGFTVPEGGDEWRGDKRTLRNVVLHEISVVQSFPAYGGTSIQARARQQRTDADRRLAVLELEAAHVALS
- a CDS encoding head-tail connector protein, translated to MTSLIEAAEGYVSEIGVALAAPVPAPIKHAVLLLVSHWYGAREAAATEPPRAIAFGVDALLQPYRTQSL